Proteins from a single region of Ischnura elegans chromosome 2, ioIscEleg1.1, whole genome shotgun sequence:
- the LOC124174110 gene encoding kininogen-1, translated as MRTFKVTPAVSIVLLAFIACQVNQVSSMDLTLYPLEETGGWEVVRSKRSPVALSYDIDQQFESGLGPHHHHVEHHALALTHTITHGVAHPLPHGLGHAVSTTAGHGLLQTHPPPASLHPHAHHAHVHHIHKVGYGHGYSLGAYKGYGPAPHSVVNLHYGGFGVGIGYGGHGHGHGFFV; from the exons ATGAGGACCTTTAAG GTAACACCAGCTGTATCAATAGTGCTCCTGGCTTTCATCGCCTGCCAAGTGAACCAGGTCTCTTCGATGGATCTCACACTTTACCCCTTGGAAGAGACCGGTGGCTGGGAGGTGGTGAGGAGCAAGAGGTCTCCGGTGGCACTCAGCTACGACATCGACCAACAGTTCGAATCGGGCCTGGGGCCCCACCACCATCACGTGGAGCACCACGCACTGGCCCTCACCCACACCATAACCCACGGCGTGGCGCACCCGTTACCCCACGGCCTGGGCCACGCCGTCTCCACCACGGCTGGACACGGACTGCTGCAGACCCACCCCCCACCGGCCTCCCTGCATCCCCATGCTCACCACGCGCACGTCCACCACATCCACAAGGTCGGCTACGGCCACGGTTACAGCCTGGGAGCCTACAAGGGATACGGCCCAGCCCCCCACTCGGTCGTGAACCTGCACTACGGCGGCTTCGGAGTCGGGATCGGCTACGGCGGGCACGGTCATGGACACGGCTTTTTCGTGTGA